In Aphelocoma coerulescens isolate FSJ_1873_10779 chromosome 3, UR_Acoe_1.0, whole genome shotgun sequence, a single window of DNA contains:
- the DSE gene encoding dermatan-sulfate epimerase isoform X4, with the protein MGLPVPSQPPAYQLCGPAGWKPGSDESRYDASLRSVPPPDYGVPKLHYFEDWGVVTYGSALPAEINRPFLSFKSGKLGGRAIYDIVHKNKYKEWIKGWRNFNAGHEHPDQNSFTFAPNGVPFITEALYGPKYTFFNNVLMFSPAVSKSCFSPWEGQITEDCSSKWLKYKHDLAGDCQGRVVAATERSGVVFIRGEGVGAYNPKLKLSKLQRNLILLHPQLLLLVDQIHLEDDSPLEAATSFFHNVDVPFEETVVDDVHGAFIRHRDGIYKMYWMDDTGHSEKATIASRMYPRGYPYNGTNYVNVTTLLRHPVTRAIYLFIGPSVDVQSFIVRGDSPQLEVFVTTGEHAYAVYLWPVEDGSRSAFAQVIADRQKIVFDRASAIRTSTVPEVKDYIGIVERNLQHFKPVFQQLEKQILSRVRNTASFRKTAERLLRFSDKRQTEEAIDRIFAISQRQQQQQRGRAKKNRKVAKGYKFVDAVPDIFAQIEVNERKVRQKAQTQAQKELPVDEDEEMKDLLDFADITYVKHKTGLSIKGRSGLAQMVTTARSSAPSISASYTRLFLILNIAIFFVMLAMQLTYFQKAKRLHGQRCLYAILLVDSCILLWLYSSCSQSQC; encoded by the coding sequence GTATGATGCAAGTTTGCGCTCTGTACCTCCACCAGACTACGGGGTTCCTAAGCTGCATTATTTTGAGGACTGGGGAGTGGTAACTTATGGAAGTGCTTTGCCAGCTGAAATCAACaggcctttcctttccttcaagTCAGGAAAGCTGGGAGGACGTGCAATATATGATATTGTTCATAAGAACAAGTACAAAGAGTGGATCAAGGGGTGGAGGAACTTCAATGCTGGCCATGAGCACCCAGACCAGAACTCCTTTACTTTTGCTCCCAATGGCGTACCTTTCATAACAGAAGCTCTGTATGGGccaaaatatactttttttaataatgtgttGATGTTTTCCCCTGCTGTGTCTAAGAGCTGCTTCTCCCCATGGGAAGGGCAGATTACAGAAGACTGTTCCTCAAAGTGGCTTAAATATAAACATGACTTGGCTGGCGACTGTCAGGGACGAGTGGTTGCCGCCACAGAGAGAAGCGGGGTGGTTTTTATTAGGGGAGAAGGAGTGGGTGCATACAATCCTAAACTGAAGCTGAGCAAATTACAACGAAACCTCATACTTCTCCATCCCCAGCTTCTCTTGCTAGTGGACCAAATCCACCTAGAAGATGACAGTCCTCTGGAGGCAGCAACCAGTTTCTTCCACAATGTGGATGTGCCTTTTGAAGAAACAGTTGTTGATGATGTCCATGGGGCCTTTATTAGGCACCGTGATGGGATATATAAGATGTACTGGATGGACGACACTGGCCACAGTGAGAAAGCCACCATTGCCTCACGGATGTATCCCCGGGGCTACCCCTACAATGGAACGAACTACGTGAATGTAACGACCCTGCTGCGGCACCCCGTCACGAGGGCCATTTACCTTTTCATTGGGCCCTCTGTGGACGTGCAGAGCTTCATTGTCCGTGGAGATTCCCCGCAGCTGGAGGTTTTTGTGACCACTGGTGAGCATGCCTACGCCGTGTACCTGTGGCCCGTCGAGGACGGCTCCCGTTCTGCCTTTGCACAGGTTATTGCAGACCGCCAGAAAATTGTCTTTGACCGAGCCTCTGCCATTAGGACCTCCACAGTGCCAGAAGTGAAGGACTACATAGGGATCGTGGAGAGGAACCTGCAACATTTTAAGCCTGTTTTCCAGCAGCTTGAGAAGCAGATCCTGTCTCGTGTACGCAACACAGCCAGCTTTAGGAAGACTGCTGAGCGCCTGCTGAGGTTTTCAGATAAGAGACAGACAGAGGAGGCCATTGACAGGATATTTGCAATCtcacaaaggcagcagcagcagcagcgtggcagagcaaagaaaaacagaaaggtaGCCAAAGGCTACAAATTTGTTGATGCTGTTCCTGACATTTTTGCACAAATTGaggtaaatgaaagaaaagtgcGACAAAAGGCACAGACTCAAGCACAAAAAGAGTTGCCTgtagatgaagatgaggaaatgAAAGATCTTCTGGATTTTGCAGATATCACTTATGTGAAGCACAAAACTGGGTTGTCAATCAAAGGTCGATCAGGGCTGGCACAGATGGTGACGACTGCTCGAAGTAGTGCCCCATCAATATCAGCTTCTTATACTCGCCTCTTCCTGATTCTCaacattgctattttttttgtCATGTTAGCAATGCAGCTCACATATTTCCAGAAGGCCAAGAGACTGCATGGCCAAAGATGTCTGTATGCAATACTTTTAGTAGACAGCTGTATATTATTGTGGCTGTATTCTTCCTGTTCTCAGTCACAATGTTAG
- the CALHM5 gene encoding calcium homeostasis modulator protein 5 — protein sequence MDAFQTILKFFMNRKTAIGYSFMALLTMGGERVFSLVAFRCPCSNENLRYGLVFLFSPALVLLVIGYFLNTKTWKLFTGCWVNPRKIFPRGNVCHFFYVFGQITLNALVAPVMWLSVALLNGTFYECAMSGLKNPAYLHAVCQSKSEKCFEELHKVACDKSSMPFSESDELKRTLQAQSQILGWCVIVTTALLSLLTTCCASCQSKVSHLQLMFWRVYEGTEKEQLEQIFQLYATKLSERNLKCFFENKEPEPISLPAFQAWEDASQLYSFSSSKQHYSMIHRLVEEGQKGINEERETMLDLADRREIP from the exons ATGGATGCTTTCCAAACAATCCTGAAGTTCTTTATGAACAGGAAAACCGCTATAGGGTACAGTTTTATGGCGCTGCTGACAATGGGAGGTGAACGTGTGTTTTCTCTTGTTGCTTTCAGATGCCCTTGCAGCAATGAAAACCTCAGGTACGGTTTGGTATTTCTCTTCTCGCCAGCTCTTGTTTTGCTAGTTATTGGATACTTCTTGAACACCAAGACCTGGAAGCTCTTTACAGGCTGCTGGGTGAATCCCAGGAAAATATTCCCCAGAGGAAATGTCTGCCATTTCTTTTACGTCTTTGGACAAATCACTTTAAATGCTCTGGTAGCCCCAGTGATGTGGCTTTCTGTGGCTTTGCTCAACGGGACCTTTTACGAATGTGCCATGAGTGGCTTGAAAAATCCTGCCTATTTACACGCCGTCTGCCAGAGCAAATCGGAAAAGTGCTTTGAAGAGCTACACAAGGTAGCCTGTGACAAAAGCTCCATGCCCTTTTCAGAGAGTGATGAACTGAAACGAACACTTCAAGCACAGTCCCAG ATTTTAGGCTGGTGTGTGATAGTTACCACagctctcctctccctgctaACTACTTGTTGTGCCAGCTGCCAGTCAAAAGTCAGCCACCTTCAGCTGATGTTCTGGAGAGTGTATGAGGGGACGGAGAAGGAGCAACTGGAGCAGATTTTCCAGCTGTATGCCACGAAGCTGAGTGAACGAAACCTGAAGTGTTTTTTTGAAAACAAGGAACCAGAACCCATTTCCCTGCCAGCTTTCCAGGCATGGGAAGATGCTTCCCAGCTCTActctttcagcagcagcaaacagcaTTATAGCATGATTCACAGGCTAGTTGAAGAAGGCCAGAAAGGAATCAATGAGGAAAGAGAGACAATGCTGGACCTTGCTGACAGAAGGGAAATACCATAG
- the LOC138107055 gene encoding calcium homeostasis modulator protein 6-like, with amino-acid sequence MDRLRETLDFCIRHQTILGYSAVSLLTAASEHIFSSVVFKCPCNSGNMVYGSFFLLVPAFILLLLGYMVNTRIWHQLTGSCSEKKCSASESCAHFCQVLVPVTARALVAPLTWIAVALLRANFYECAASGSSLIELLFCKDKDPGCREKLFKIPCDAELSAQIPGDRLSLQAQSQVKPHCSSSHNMGFNPGCSTCSGACQGL; translated from the coding sequence ATGGATAGGTTACGTGAAACACTGGATTTCTGCATCCGCCACCAGACCATTCTGGGCTacagtgctgtgtccctgctgacAGCTGCCAGCGAGCACATCTTTTCATCTGTGGTATTCAAGTGTCCCTGCAACTCTGGGAACATGGTGTATGGCTCTTTCTTCCTCTTAGTGCCTGCCTTCATCCTCTTGCTGCTCGGTTACATGGTGAACACCAGGATATGGCACCAGTTgacaggcagctgctctgagaaGAAATGCAGCGCCTCGGAGTCCTGTGCCCATTTCTGCCAGGTGTTGGTGCCGGTGACAGCCAGAGCCTTGGTGGCCCCTCTCACGTGGATAGCAGTCGCCCTGCTCAGAGCCAACTTCTACGAGTGTGCGGCCAGCGGGAGCAGCCTGATAGAGCTTCTCTTCTGTAAAGATAAAGACCCTGGCTGCCGAGAGAAGCTGTTCAAAATACCCTGTGATGCGGAATTATCAGCACAGATACCAGGTGATAGGCTCAGCCTTCAGGCACAGTCCCAGGTAAAGCCTCACTGCTCTTCTTCTCACAATATGGGCTTCAACCCTGGCTGTTCAACGTGTAGTGGTGCCTGCCAGGGGTTGTAA